A DNA window from candidate division WOR-3 bacterium contains the following coding sequences:
- the gltX gene encoding glutamate--tRNA ligase has translation MESSIRVRIAPSPTGYLHLGTARTALFNYLFAKSKGGKFLLRIEDTDLKRSSDAMVDSILRGLLWLGLEWDEEILFQSHHFEEYKEKALELLRMGKAYWCYCSSSELMERKEKCLKSKTRWMYDRRCYYLSEDEKEIFEKEGRPKALRFFVPPGVTEFDDLIHGKIKRENSEIEDFVLLKSDGSPTYNLAVVVDDHRMGITHILRGDDHISNTPKQILLYQAFGWDIPFFGHLPLILSKDKSKLSKRKDAVDIFDYKKAGFLPEGMINYLALLGWSPKTEEEIFSIQELKEKFTIENVNPTPAIFDLEKLEWINGEWLKRLGVQEVAKRLKAYLEEQNFKIRDVDYLVKVVKVMGNRVRKLKDFIEIGYYFFKEDFTYQEEGIKKYVYPGVEERLKKLILRFENLAYFDEKNMEEALRSLSLDIGCKAGELIHPVRLAVSGMTFGPSLFELLEVLGKERTIQRIERFIKYINIKKGINKEEKI, from the coding sequence ATGGAAAGCTCTATTAGAGTTAGAATTGCGCCTTCTCCCACTGGTTATCTTCATCTCGGGACAGCAAGAACAGCCCTTTTTAATTATCTTTTTGCAAAATCTAAAGGAGGGAAGTTCCTTTTGCGAATTGAAGATACGGATTTGAAGAGATCAAGTGATGCAATGGTTGATTCTATCTTAAGAGGTTTATTATGGCTTGGCTTGGAATGGGATGAAGAAATTTTGTTTCAATCTCATCATTTTGAGGAATATAAAGAAAAAGCTTTGGAATTGCTTAGGATGGGAAAGGCTTATTGGTGTTATTGTAGTTCTTCGGAGCTTATGGAGCGGAAAGAAAAATGTCTAAAATCCAAGACGAGATGGATGTATGATAGAAGGTGTTATTATCTTTCTGAAGACGAAAAGGAGATTTTTGAAAAAGAGGGAAGACCAAAAGCTTTGCGTTTTTTTGTTCCGCCTGGAGTTACAGAATTTGATGATTTAATTCACGGAAAAATTAAAAGAGAAAATTCAGAGATTGAGGATTTTGTTTTATTGAAGTCTGATGGTTCTCCAACTTATAATCTTGCTGTTGTTGTGGATGATCATAGAATGGGAATAACCCATATTCTAAGGGGGGATGATCATATATCAAATACTCCAAAACAAATTCTTCTTTATCAAGCTTTTGGTTGGGATATTCCTTTTTTTGGGCATCTTCCTTTGATTTTAAGCAAAGATAAATCGAAACTTTCTAAGAGAAAAGACGCTGTTGACATTTTTGATTATAAAAAAGCAGGTTTTTTACCAGAAGGAATGATAAATTATCTTGCACTTCTCGGGTGGTCTCCAAAGACAGAAGAGGAAATTTTTTCCATTCAAGAATTAAAGGAAAAATTTACAATTGAAAATGTTAATCCTACTCCTGCCATTTTTGATCTTGAGAAACTCGAATGGATTAATGGAGAGTGGCTTAAAAGGTTAGGTGTCCAAGAAGTTGCGAAAAGACTAAAGGCTTATTTAGAAGAGCAGAATTTTAAGATAAGAGATGTTGATTATCTTGTTAAAGTGGTTAAGGTTATGGGAAATAGAGTCAGAAAACTGAAAGATTTCATTGAAATAGGATATTATTTCTTTAAAGAAGATTTTACATACCAAGAAGAAGGCATAAAAAAATATGTTTATCCAGGAGTGGAAGAGAGACTTAAAAAATTAATTTTAAGATTTGAAAATTTAGCTTATTTTGATGAGAAGAATATGGAAGAAGCTTTAAGAAGTCTTTCTTTAGATATTGGTTGTAAGGCAGGAGAATTAATTCATCCTGTTCGACTTGCAGTGAGTGGAATGACTTTTGGTCCCAGTTTATTTGAACTCTTAGAAGTTCTTGGGAAGGAGAGGACAATTCAAAGAATAGAGAGATTTATTAAATATATTAATATTAAAAAAGGAATAAATAAGGAGGAAAAAATATGA